The Oncorhynchus kisutch isolate 150728-3 linkage group LG14, Okis_V2, whole genome shotgun sequence genomic sequence ACTTTTTTTTGGTGGAGTATTGGCCGTTTTTATTGTAGTTATTCTTGCTGTATTCCATTTTGTACAGCGTAAGTCTACACCTCTTGTTAACGGTAGACTTAATGTTACTGAGTCTACCgaggttttaaaaatgtatttttaggtAGACTTCAAGTCATTCGATCAACCCTACTCGGCCAGTATGGCTAATCACAGAGCTGGAATCTGTTCAACCACTCTATAAACACAGGCACCTATCGAAGCCGTTCCTGCTCATTTGTAGCAGACTCGGTCAACAGGATGCCAAAAACATTACTTTCACCGACGGTCGCTGTGCAGTTCGACAATAACTGACACCGCAACATTAAGGGGAAGGACATTCCATGTACAGTTGTTCCTAGAAAGTGTTGGTCACGATGGAGTAAGATGAGACTTCTAATTTGGCTTGCTTCCCTATGCTCTATAGGTCCATTATCTTCTGAACAAACCCTAGACCTGGATGATGAACAAATGGTTATGCAGAAGGTACATTAATTCTCGTTGATTTCAAGATTCACCCATCGACCCTCATTCTGGCTGTGATGACACACTTGCCCTCACTTAGAGGATTGCCTCTATGCTGAGAACCTCTTAGTACTCGTCTGAGCCAAGATTTGGTGTTGACTAAATTCAAGTTAATGTAGGATTTAGACTACACCGTTTTTGCCTGATTGTAAATGTCTAATTCTCTATACAGGATTACAATGTCAATCTGCAGCGACTTCAAAGGCCTGGATGAGAATGGAGCGGTGGGCATTCTGATGGGAGGTAATTCAGGTGCCTAGCAATGTGTTTGTGGCCTGCGACTAGCCCTCACTTATGATACCTCGCTGATTAACTTTATTCTACTTGTCTGAGCCAAGACTTTGCATTGTATGTTATATTGGTTTTGGCTGCTGATAATGTGTAGCTTTTACCTTGACTAATTGTCAATGCTTTCTACAGGTGTACAACCTTTGCACAGACCAGTGGGATTGAAAATTAACCACGGGACATTCTAAAGGTAATTCAGAATGTTCCCCTTTCATACTGGCTGTAATGACACTTGCCCTCACTGAGAGGAGTGCCTCGATAACGAGAACACCTTAGTACTCAACTTCTGAGCCATGTCTATTGACTAATGTGTTTTGCTGTAAACATCCTCAAAGCTTTGGCACCGAATTGAGCAGAGCTTCAATGTCACTTTGTTTCTCATCAGTTATTGTGCCTATTGGAGGTGTGATGACCCCATCAGCGTGGGATTGAATGGCTGGTAAGCCCCTTGTGTTCAATGTCTGGTCCCCGTGGTGGCATGCTATCCTAAGGACCTGGGCTTTGCCTGTAGCCTCTGGTTCTCCAAGTGTATGCCAGATAAATAGGTAGTCTTTGACTGTCCTGGCCTCTCTGTGCCTGAGTTAGTCACTCTACTGTCATACAGATTAAATTGTGACTTTACATTAATGTTGCCTAGTTTCACAATTCTGCTTTTAGGTGGCTACTGAAACTTGTGCACTGTTGAGTTTCTCTGTCTCTTTGCAGGTATGGAGGTACAGGTGTGCCTCAACACTGCTTGGACATGCACCAATCTGGGTTTTGATGGGTATGCCTGTCGCAGGTATATACTACTTGTGTTTTCTGGATATTCTGCCGGGCATGGTGCTTTGATCAATGAAACTGCTTATGGCTCATGCTGATATTGGACTTGGCTCAAAGCCAGTCCCTCGCTGTAATATGTATAAACTTTCATTTGCAGTTCTTGGCAACTGGCTCTGGGTGATGTGACCGGCACTGACAGACTACACTTCCATGGTTATATGGCCTTATTCCAGGGTTTTAAGGTATGTCTTAAGCACGAGGCAACGCATCATTATCGGCCTTTTCTGATCAATGATCGATACCTTTTAAAATGTGACTGTTGGATGAAACATGCGGATATGGGACTGAGATCAGAATGTCACCTTCAATGTCTATATGATACATTGTTTCAGCCACTAATGCAATACCTTTTCATTCTCAGGTCTTGGTACACCAACCAAGTTGGATGTGGCCCCATCTGTACACCAAGGTGTTTCTCTGGCTTGTCACTTGCTTATTGGGACATTTAGGAGACCTGTTCAGAATGTGTGAAGTCGTTGGTTAACCAACTGTTCAATTGTGTGGGACTTTGTCTCAACCTGTCCTGCATTTCATCAATAAATATAACAATCACAGTTAGTCAACTAATTAGATTCCAGCTTAACTTAGATCTGGAGGTCTGTTGACAAATTGCACATAAATGCTGAAATCTATCTGGGGGACTCCTTGAAGTTGAACTTAACAGGTTGATTCTGTCATTCAGGGCAAAGCCCCACTTTTGTGAAATAATTTGCCATTAAAATCTCTTTTCAAACAATGTAAAGAAAGCTACAACCATGGTCTTTGTTCTTGTGTCAAAATGCATGTGGTTCAGCCCAAGTTTATAAACAATTGGCCGATCCTTTTTGATCCTTGCCATGCAAAGAACTTATCTGTAATAGGCTGTTGGAAATAAACATTACGGAAGGTGGTTTGGAAAATTGTTGGCCTGTTCAGTGGACTGTGGTCCCAAGAATAAGGGTCCCTTCTGTAGTTTAAAAAACACTTAACATTGGCCTTGTTTGTCTGGCCTCGGAACGGCAATCTGAGTTCGCGACAAAAGCTACAACTGCAAAAATGCGTTTTGAGCTTTCATCCAACTCAAATaagaactctggcctctttctagcaTTAAGACCGTGAGGCATTTCACATGATTCAACAGTTCCCAGTGGTATTGAAAGGACCATCAATCCAGACAGACAATTTGCCCGCAAAGGACTGTTCCAccttcaagtgagcacagcacaagggggtcttgtatgctgctgcctaaGCGATTTGTATGCTGTtaagtatgtgtagcccatcacCTTTGGTCTATTTACCCTTAATTTAGCCTACAACctgttttgagaaatgtaatcaaatATTAAGGGCTTTGTCTGCTTATGACTTGATGTACAAGGAGAACATTAAGAGtgacccatgttctgaattccgTTGCTGTATAGTTCCTGAAGTGCTGACCAAATATTTGACTACACCTGTCTTAATTGAAATTAGATTGCCTCATACAAACTACAGCATAAATGTCTGCAGGAAACCAATCTGAATTAACTTTCACTGTCAGACAAGTATCTGAGCCAGGTGTAGCACagttttatgtaggccctaacagtctGTGGGCacttatagtgcaattcatgtatttaGTGTTGtgcagtggctttgctggcatgcatcccacgatttacatgctaaaatcgccactggaacCTGAGGATGTCCAAATAAAGATCACACATATCCTTAAGTCTGGAGTTCATGCTTTATTTGAATAGTTTTAGTAGGAAATTGCATGGCCTTTTCAGAGTAGGTCTAGTCATAGGCTTTTCGGTGAATCCCATTTCATGGCTCTTTGAAAGCTCACAGCTTTTATTCTCTCCCAACTATACCAAGTTATGTTAAATCAATACAGACCAAATTGAGGTGTAAAGTTCTGACGGGCAGGtaactttttatttttaaaccaGGGACCTTGGTGCTGATGTATTGCGATTCAATGTTCCAAACATTGCTCACCATATTTGTCTCATCACTTCTAGATGAACAAGCTAGAGGAGCCATGTCTGCGTTTTGGCACAGGTACAGCAGATTTAACTTCCTAGCAAAAAATGTCATTGATGGGGCTTTTTAATTATATTTTCCCCGTAGCTTACCTGAAACAATTTGTCACTTAACTCAGTGTCTCCCTTTATAGGGGTTGATTGTAAACACTACCTGCTATAGTTGACTAGTGCCAGTCCACAAACCTGAGGACACCACTGCTAAATGTAATTGAGTTGAATTAAGTACCCAATTTGCCTGGAACAGTCATTCCTATTCATGAATTCAACCCAATGTATACAACATCTTGATCAAATGCCTAATGAGCAAAGCATGTAAAGGAGGATCATCCTGCTCTTCATTTCAGTAATCAGAGATCTATAAACCTGTCTGGATTGAATTGAGGCAACATCACATGCAATCTTCACTGACAAAAGGGTTCAACATCCATTGTACTACCAGTAATATTAATTTCACATTAATATCATTTCACAAAGCAAATTCAGTGGCTGAGTAACACTATCACATCAATATAAAACAGGTTGTACGTTCTTAACTCAATGAAACTAAAAGACCCAGTCCCCCAGAATACTGCTATTACACAAGTATGCATAATATATGTCCAGAGATTGGACAAATCCTGACCAATCCATTGGTTTGTTCATCTTTCTTACAGTCCAGTCCTGTATGCTTGTCACTAAAATGCATACAATTCTACCTTGAAGCTATCAAGGGATTTTAttctggataaataaaggtggaaGAAACAGCAGTCACTTCCTTATCAGACAAAGATAATTATACATATTCAAGACTGCATATAAATGAAAGTCACAAAAGAACCATGTATTATACAGTTACGTACTCAATGTACTATGATTGTCAAACAGTACAAAGAGGTCAATTTCATGATCGTTGTCACGAGCATATAGAAAAATACTAAACAATCCCTTTCAGTTCATCAGTTCAGGAAGGTCAGGAAAaatgtcttaaaaaaaaaaagccattCCATCCCTTGACTTGTGACGATCCTCTTCATTGTTTCTTTCACCCCTGCAAGAAAGGAAATGTTTGTGTGGGCAGATAAATGGTTCCAACAAATATGGTAGGAACTAGCTGCATGGTTACAGCCAAATATAGCTTTGATTAAGTTAAGTGGCCTGGAAACCGTACTGATTTCACAATcagtttggattccaggctagaaaaaaaacatgtcaaagaATAAAATGGTGCCTGATGAGTGATTGCAGGGTGTTTGTTTGTAGTGTTGAGGCCTACCTTGTGTTCCGCAGTCACATTCATTCCTGTGAGATGGAGCACTCAGCTATTTCGGAGTCTGGGGTGCTGCTACCACTCCGATCACTGTACGTGTCCCTACGGAAATGGGATTCATATACTTACACCAACCTCTTCAACACAATATTTTGTATTAGAACAGCATACTGTTGCTATGAAATGTTTAAGTTCCACGGAACAATATTGAGGCAGTTCTTATAATTATGGCTGTCCATTCATTGCCAGCATGGCTGCAGTCTTTCTACAGCCCTACTGCTACATTTAACACAGGCTTACGACTCATTGATACTTGTATGGAATCATACTGATTCTAAGGGAATGTTCGTTGGTTACCGTGGAGACAGACGGCAGCCCTTGTGCAGGTAGCTCTGTAGTTTCCCGGCTGATGCCAGCAGGAGGCCAAAGTAGGGAGGCGATGGTTTGATGGGGCGAGAGGTGAACTCAGGATGATACTGCACCCCTACGAAATAGGGATGATCTGGAAATCCAGCAGAAAAGGAGATGGTGCTGTAGTTCATGTTAGGTCTGGGTAAAAAGGCACGAGCAAACCTGACCAACAACCACGTAGAGCTAATCTTTTGTCCACCCATATACACAtgatccctgactctctctctcgctcttaccGTCTAGCTCAATGATTTCCATTCGCTCGCCTTCTATGTCTTGACCCACAAAGTGAAAGCCTTTCCCCTCAAAGTGCTCCTTCAACTCTGGGTTCACCTGAGACAGGAATAGGAAACAAGTTAAGCACACTGAACCACACCCACTATTGACATGTAGAGAggggatatacagagagagaaagtgaaccTCCGACAAACCTCAAAGCGATGTCTGTGTCTCTCATCCACATACTCAACATCTCCGTAAAGTCGTCCTGCAATGAAACAACTATAAGCACAGAGCAGGTATATGGTGTGATTATGACGGTAAGCACAGAGCAGGTTTATGGTGTGATTATGACAGTAAGCACAGAGCAGGTATATGGTGTGATTATGACGGTAAGCACAGAGCAGGTATATGGTGTGATTATGACGGTAAGCACAGAGCAGGTATATGGTGTGATTATGACGGTGACTTCACTCTCAAAGTTCGGTCTCTTACTTAGAATACTGTTGGTGGTCTTGAAAATGGTCCGTCTCTTTCCCAGCCTCATGGTCCCGCCCATTTGCCCAGGATTGTGTTCTGGCATGTCAATCACCTAGAGCGAAGCAATAAAGGGATATATTTGTTTGTTGGCCTTTAGAATCAGTAAAGGGGAAGAGAGATCTTATGAATGCGGAACCTACCACAGGATGCTTTGATTCGGGATCAAACTCTGTTGAGTTGGCATCTTCCCAGCCTAGCATGTTCCTGGCAAACTCACACACAGCCAGCTGCATCCCTAGACACACACCTGCAAACACATACCAGTCAGGTTAACACGGCACATAcactaaagtatgtggacactcattcaaatttgtggatttgtctatttcagccacacccgttgctgacaggtgtatagaattgagcacacagccatgcaatctccataggaacACATTGGCAGtaggcccgtactgaagagctcagtgactttcaacgtgaaaccgtcataggatgccaccttttcagtCAGTTCGGCAAATTTCGGCCCTGCTAGAGCTCCCCCGATCAACTgtgtgtgctgttattgtgaagtggaaacatctaggagcaacaacggctcagccacgaagtggtaggacacacaagctcacagaacgggacagccgagtgctgaagcacgtaaaaatcgtctgtcctaggttgcaacactcagtacagagttccaaactgcctctggaagcaacgtcagcacaatatctgttcgttgggagcttcatgaaatgggtttccatgaccgagcagccacctaagatcaccatgcgcaatgccaagtgtcggctggggtggtgtaaagctcgctgacGTTGGACTctgcagtggaaatgcgttctctggggtgatgaataacgctttaccatctggcagtccgacggacaaatccagtttggcggatgccaggagaacactatctgccccaatgcatagtgccaaatgtaaagtttggtggaggaagaataatggtctggggctgtttttcatggttcgggctaggccccttagttccagtgaagggaaatcttaacgctacatcctacaatgacattctagatgattctgtgcttccaactttgtggcaacagtttggggaaggtcctttcctgtttcagcatgacaatgaccccgtgCGAGGTCAATACAAAAAACGtttggaataacttgactggcctgtacagtgccctgacctcaagcccattgaacacctttgggatgaattggaacgccaacttcgagccagacctaatcacccaacatcagtgtcagaactcactaatgctcttgtggctgaatggaagaaagtctccgcagcaatgttacaacatctagtggaaagccttcccagaagagtggaggctgttatagcagcaaaggggggaccaactccataataatgcccatgattttggaatgagatgtttgacgagctcgtgtccacatacttctagCCATGTAGTGTACATGAAGGATTATAGGAATAGAAAGCTTTAATGTTTTCCTTGCTGTAAAGATTATTGCATCATCATGACTGCCTGCCACTGATACAGCCCATTTGGTACCTAGGAAGGGTTTCTTCTGTTTGCGTGCCCAGTTGATAGCCTGAATCTTCCCTTCTGTTCCTCTGACTCCAAACCCCCCAGGTACCAGGATGCCACTGTGGAGAGAAACACCATAATGAACATATAGACTCACTATACTGACCCCCTTCACTACCAGTACAACAGAGTCCAACTGATCCCCCTAACTCAGTGTTTCACAAAACTCTTCTTGTACCCAGACACTTCTACTTACTTGAAGTATTTCAATTCAAGCATACCTGATTCAACTGGATAAATCCGGTGTGCTGGTACTGAACTACCGTAGGTAAAATAAGTTGAACTAGCTGGGGGTACAAGAAGCGGATTGGAAAACAATGCCATAGCAGGTGCCTGGACTCTACCATACTCACTCAGCACTGCAGAGTTTTTGCCACGCCTCGTGGTACTTCACGGGCTCCTCCGTCAGTGTGTTTGGCTCCAGGTCTGCTGAGTCaatatactgagagagagagaaatgtggggagagagagaagggggagaagcgACAAGCGGTTGCTATTTTAGGCGTCTCAAGACACATGATAGGACGTATCTTATCCTAGTTATGACATGACTGCACAAACAAATAGACTTCAACATGCATTCACCCTGTATAGCAGCAATCTTCTATCTCCAAAAACCTGTTCCTGATGTCATCAAAGCCAGAGTAAAAGTATAATTTAGCCTTGCTGTATAAGAAACAAAATAGAAAACCTGTGCACGGCAGTGCATCTTCAAGGTGCTTGTGGTTCTACGGCTGGTTTCTCTAGACAAAGATTAAGTGTAATCTTTTCTACATTGAAGATGTTTCTTAGTCCAGGACTAGTCTTATTATATGTCCAGGAAACTGGCATGTAGTGCCTTCCAAGTGCGTAGCTTGTACAAGTGTGTAGTTTGTGCGTGTTTACCTTGATCTCCAGTTTGTGGTTGATGGCTAGGGCCGAGTGTTCCAGAGCTTTGATGACTGACGCGTAGGAGTCTGTGAACTTGGTGTATTTCCCCACCAGGGCTATAGAACACTGCTCTAGGAGCCTGTCTGACCTGGGATtcaaacacacaccacaggcaAGGTTatatgccgcgttcaaaacaactgggaactcagaaatctctgacttcagtgCACTCAAGACAACAGGGAACTGTTGAAACTAGCTCCGGCTGAGGAAAAtggttttgaacggtcatccaactcgtaATTCCAAGTCGGATACTCTAACATCTTTCTAgggctccgacctgaagatcactgatgtcatgatttgaccttgtttctttcttcgagttcccagttgtcttgaaagcaccaataATCTGCAAAAGAGCAGGTGAATAGGCATACAGTATCTCTATTTCTCACCCAGGCATGTTCTTTATCAAgggttcaaatcaaatttcattggacacatacacatggttagcagatgttaatgcgagtgtagcgaaacgcttgtgcttctagttctgacagtacagtaatatctaacaagtaatctaacaatttcccaacaactaccaaatacacaaatctaaaaggggtgaatgagaatatgtacataaaaatatatggatgagcgatggccttagcgacataggcaaggtgcaatagatggtataaaatacagtatatacatatgagtaatgtaagatatgtaaacaatatttaaaaagtggcattgtttaaagtgactagtgatccatttattaaaagtggccttaagatagaagctgtttttcaggctTGGGCCCagcttgatgcacctgtactgacctcaccttttggatggtagcagtgtgaaccggcagtggctcgggtggttgttgtccttgatggtctttttgtccttcctgtgacatcgggtgctgtaggtgtcatagaggccaggtagtttacccccggtgatacgttgtgcagactgcatcactctctggagagccttgcggatgagggcggtgcagttgccatatcaggctgtgatacagcccgacaggatgctctcgat encodes the following:
- the LOC109903500 gene encoding CTP synthase 1 isoform X2 is translated as MKYILVTGGVISGIGKGIIASSVGTILKSCGLRVTAIKIDPYINIDAGTFSPYEHGEVFVLDDGGEVDLDLGNYERFLDIRLTKDNNLTTGKIYQSVINKERRGDYLGKTVQVVPHITDAIQEWVMRQARVPVDDDGVEPQICVIELGGTVGDIESMPFIEAFRQFQFKVKRENFCNIHVSLVPQPSATGEQKTKPTQNSVRELRGLGLSPDLIMCRCSTPLENSVKEKISMFCHVEPEQVICVADVSSIYRVPLLLEDQGVVGYFCQRLDLPIETRPRKMLTKWKEMSDRSDRLLEQCSIALVGKYTKFTDSYASVIKALEHSALAINHKLEIKYIDSADLEPNTLTEEPVKYHEAWQKLCSADGILVPGGFGVRGTEGKIQAINWARKQKKPFLGVCLGMQLAVCEFARNMLGWEDANSTEFDPESKHPVVIDMPEHNPGQMGGTMRLGKRRTIFKTTNSILRRLYGDVEYVDERHRHRFEVNPELKEHFEGKGFHFVGQDIEGERMEIIELDDHPYFVGVQYHPEFTSRPIKPSPPYFGLLLASAGKLQSYLHKGCRLSPRDRSGSSTPDSEIAECSISQE
- the LOC109903500 gene encoding CTP synthase 1 isoform X1, with amino-acid sequence MKYILVTGGVISGIGKGIIASSVGTILKSCGLRVTAIKIDPYINIDAGTFSPYEHGEVFVLDDGGEVDLDLGNYERFLDIRLTKDNNLTTGKIYQSVINKERRGDYLGKTVQVVPHITDAIQEWVMRQARVPVDDDGVEPQICVIELGGTVGDIESMPFIEAFRQFQFKVKRENFCNIHVSLVPQPSATGEQKTKPTQNSVRELRGLGLSPDLIMCRCSTPLENSVKEKISMFCHVEPEQVICVADVSSIYRVPLLLEDQGVVGYFCQRLDLPIETRPRKMLTKWKEMSDRSDRLLEQCSIALVGKYTKFTDSYASVIKALEHSALAINHKLEIKYIDSADLEPNTLTEEPVKYHEAWQKLCSADGILVPGGFGVRGTEGKIQAINWARKQKKPFLGVCLGMQLAVCEFARNMLGWEDANSTEFDPESKHPVVIDMPEHNPGQMGGTMRLGKRRTIFKTTNSILRRLYGDVEYVDERHRHRFEVNPELKEHFEGKGFHFVGQDIEGERMEIIELDDHPYFVGVQYHPEFTSRPIKPSPPYFGLLLASAGKLQSYLHKGCRLSPRDTYSDRSGSSTPDSEIAECSISQE